The Litchfieldia alkalitelluris genome has a window encoding:
- a CDS encoding M24 family metallopeptidase, which translates to MKERLEKTTSWLKEKDISFGMLTSTANVFYLSGFYTEPHERLLALFVFQNEEPFLVCPNMEKTQAKASGWEYEIVGFSDTDDPWELIKTALSKRNITPDKIAVEKEHMNIERYEKLHSLYPNSTFISAEEKLHTLRMIKDEKEAAILREAAKLADFGVEVGFNAIAKGKSELDVLGTIEFELKKKGIRKMSFDTMVLTGNKTASPHGKPGLELMTEGHFVLFDLGVILDGYCSDITRTVAFGDISEQQKEIYETVLAGQKAAVEASKPGAKIGDIDIAARSIITEAGYGDYFTHRVGHGLGIDVHEYPSLNSTNTMLLQPGMSYTVEPGIYFEGVGGVRIEDDLLITETGVEILTKFPKELQVKKG; encoded by the coding sequence ATGAAGGAACGATTAGAAAAGACAACCTCTTGGTTAAAGGAAAAAGATATTTCGTTTGGAATGCTAACGTCTACAGCTAATGTTTTTTATCTGAGTGGATTTTATACTGAGCCACATGAGAGACTATTAGCGTTGTTTGTGTTTCAAAATGAAGAGCCATTTTTAGTGTGTCCAAACATGGAGAAAACACAGGCTAAAGCAAGTGGTTGGGAATACGAGATTGTCGGTTTCAGTGATACTGATGATCCATGGGAACTTATCAAAACTGCTTTATCCAAACGAAACATAACCCCTGATAAAATTGCTGTTGAAAAAGAACATATGAATATTGAAAGATATGAAAAATTACATTCTTTGTATCCTAATTCAACATTTATTTCAGCAGAGGAAAAATTACATACGCTAAGAATGATTAAAGATGAAAAAGAAGCGGCAATTCTAAGAGAAGCGGCAAAGCTAGCTGACTTCGGTGTAGAAGTAGGGTTTAATGCGATAGCTAAAGGAAAATCAGAATTGGATGTTCTAGGGACAATAGAGTTTGAACTGAAGAAAAAGGGAATTAGAAAAATGTCCTTTGATACAATGGTGTTAACGGGGAATAAAACAGCTAGCCCACATGGTAAGCCAGGTTTAGAGTTAATGACTGAAGGACACTTTGTGTTATTTGATCTTGGTGTTATTTTAGATGGATATTGCTCAGATATTACGAGAACAGTCGCTTTCGGTGATATTTCTGAGCAACAAAAAGAAATTTATGAAACTGTATTAGCTGGACAAAAAGCTGCAGTGGAAGCAAGTAAGCCAGGTGCCAAAATCGGAGATATCGATATTGCTGCTCGCTCAATTATCACAGAAGCAGGTTATGGAGATTATTTCACACATAGAGTTGGACACGGTTTGGGAATTGATGTTCATGAATATCCTTCATTAAACAGTACAAATACCATGTTATTACAACCAGGGATGTCATACACAGTTGAGCCGGGTATTTATTTTGAAGGTGTTGGCGGGGTTCGTATTGAAGATGATTTACTTATTACAGAAACAGGTGTAGAGATACTTACTAAGTTTCCGAAAGAGCTTCAGGTTAAGAAAGGCTAG
- a CDS encoding argininosuccinate synthase has protein sequence MMNKKVVLAYSGGLDTSVAIKWLQEQGYAVVACCLDVGEGKDLDFVKAKAIQVGAVSSYVIDAKEEFANEYALYALQAHALYEGKYPLVSALSRPLISKKLVEVAEKEGAIAVAHGCTGKGNDQVRFEVSIKALNPDLEVIAPVREWKWSREEEIEYAKKKNIPIPVNLDSPFSIDQNLWGRSNECGILEDPWMAPPEEAYDLTTPLEKTPDTPEIIEIGFEKGVPTTLNGKSYTLAELILELNYVAGKHGVGRIDHVENRLVGIKSREVYECPGAVTLLKAHKELEDITLVKEVAHFKPMIGQKLTELIYNGLWFSPLKDALTAFIDETQKTVTGVVRVKLFKGHAIVEGRKSDYSLYDEKLATYTSDDEFDHNAAVGFITLWGLPTKVNSIVNNKKVNV, from the coding sequence ATAATGAATAAAAAAGTAGTTCTAGCCTATTCGGGCGGATTAGATACAAGTGTCGCAATTAAATGGTTACAAGAACAAGGTTATGCAGTAGTAGCATGCTGTTTAGACGTTGGTGAAGGTAAGGATTTGGACTTTGTAAAAGCGAAGGCAATCCAGGTTGGTGCTGTTTCTTCATACGTGATTGATGCGAAAGAAGAGTTTGCGAATGAATATGCATTATATGCATTACAAGCACATGCTCTTTATGAAGGGAAATATCCATTAGTGTCAGCTTTATCACGTCCACTTATTTCGAAAAAGCTTGTTGAAGTGGCAGAAAAAGAAGGTGCTATCGCTGTTGCGCATGGTTGTACTGGAAAAGGAAATGACCAAGTGCGCTTTGAAGTATCAATCAAGGCCCTAAATCCTGACTTAGAAGTTATCGCACCAGTTCGTGAGTGGAAATGGTCACGTGAGGAAGAAATTGAATATGCGAAAAAGAAAAATATTCCAATTCCGGTTAATCTAGATAGCCCATTCTCTATTGATCAAAATCTTTGGGGAAGAAGTAATGAGTGTGGAATTTTAGAAGATCCGTGGATGGCTCCACCTGAAGAGGCATATGACTTAACAACTCCATTAGAAAAAACACCAGATACTCCTGAAATCATTGAAATTGGTTTTGAAAAGGGTGTACCTACAACATTAAACGGAAAATCTTATACGTTAGCAGAATTAATCCTTGAATTAAACTATGTTGCAGGCAAACATGGCGTTGGTCGTATTGATCACGTGGAAAATCGTCTTGTTGGAATTAAATCTCGTGAAGTTTATGAATGTCCAGGAGCGGTTACCTTATTAAAGGCACATAAAGAGTTAGAAGATATCACTCTCGTAAAAGAAGTGGCTCACTTTAAACCAATGATTGGTCAAAAATTAACAGAACTAATTTATAATGGCCTGTGGTTCTCACCATTAAAAGATGCATTAACTGCATTTATTGATGAAACTCAAAAAACAGTTACAGGTGTTGTTCGTGTAAAACTGTTTAAAGGTCATGCAATTGTAGAAGGTCGTAAATCTGATTATTCTTTATACGATGAGAAGTTAGCAACTTATACTTCTGATGATGAGTTTGATCATAATGCTGCAGTTGGATTTATCACTCTTTGGGGGCTTCCAACGAAGGTGAATAGCATTGTAAATAATAAGAAGGTGAACGTGTGA
- a CDS encoding lysozyme inhibitor LprI family protein, with the protein MRYIYLMKWIGDLKVKKSNIFIIVALLVVLLSGLSACGNSSEDAPIINNVSGSNHTPPSRGGSFESIDSPTDSIAKPDNSTKNDSNGSSIDKKGSTNAIHSPTRIEGRNVFLARLDNIQKELDALPVKKDSDKGVTNAMKNYYGTSYEMYDKELNEIYAVLKKELSPEVMKDLKTEQIKWIEQKEEKANDERQKYNEGTFENVAMYISLYESTKNRCYELVNTYMTD; encoded by the coding sequence GTGAGATATATTTATTTAATGAAATGGATTGGAGATTTAAAAGTGAAGAAAAGCAACATTTTTATCATTGTGGCTTTATTAGTAGTTTTATTAAGCGGATTGTCTGCTTGCGGGAATTCATCTGAAGATGCACCAATAATCAATAATGTTTCAGGTTCTAATCATACACCTCCAAGTAGAGGTGGGTCTTTTGAATCAATTGATTCACCCACCGATAGTATAGCGAAACCCGATAATAGCACTAAGAATGATTCAAATGGATCCTCAATCGACAAAAAAGGTTCGACAAATGCAATACATTCTCCAACCAGAATTGAGGGAAGAAACGTGTTCCTAGCAAGATTAGACAACATCCAAAAAGAACTGGATGCTTTACCAGTAAAGAAGGATTCAGATAAAGGCGTAACAAATGCAATGAAAAACTACTATGGAACTTCCTACGAAATGTATGATAAAGAATTAAATGAGATTTATGCCGTCCTAAAAAAAGAACTATCTCCAGAAGTAATGAAGGATTTAAAAACTGAACAAATTAAATGGATAGAACAGAAAGAAGAAAAGGCAAACGATGAAAGACAAAAATACAACGAGGGAACTTTTGAGAATGTTGCAATGTATATATCCTTATACGAATCAACAAAAAATAGATGTTATGAATTAGTTAACACATATATGACAGATTAA
- a CDS encoding MogA/MoaB family molybdenum cofactor biosynthesis protein, whose translation MSSFEHKQEAPNKVRCKIITVSDTRTKDTDKSGSLMISLLEENGHEIIDYVIVKDDQTLIEKEVLSGCDHEKIDVVLTNGGTGIAKRDVTIETVSGLLDKELVGFGELFRMLSYTEDIGSAAMLSRAIAGVASDTVIFSTPGSSGAVRLAMSKLILPELGHVVREVRKDL comes from the coding sequence GTGAGTTCTTTTGAACATAAGCAAGAGGCACCCAACAAAGTGAGATGTAAGATTATTACAGTTAGCGATACAAGAACAAAGGACACAGATAAAAGTGGTAGTCTTATGATTTCATTGCTAGAAGAAAATGGCCATGAGATTATTGATTATGTCATTGTTAAGGATGACCAAACCCTCATTGAAAAAGAAGTTCTCTCTGGTTGTGATCACGAGAAAATAGATGTTGTCTTAACGAACGGTGGAACCGGAATTGCCAAGCGAGATGTAACAATTGAAACGGTCTCAGGACTTTTAGATAAGGAGCTTGTCGGTTTTGGTGAACTATTTAGGATGTTAAGCTATACAGAGGATATAGGCTCAGCAGCAATGCTTTCTCGTGCTATTGCAGGGGTGGCTAGTGACACTGTCATTTTCTCTACACCTGGTTCTTCTGGAGCTGTAAGACTAGCAATGTCAAAGCTTATTCTTCCAGAACTAGGACATGTAGTTAGAGAGGTAAGAAAAGATTTGTAA
- the argH gene encoding argininosuccinate lyase — translation MKKLWGGRFVKSAEEWVDEFGASISFDQELVKEDIEGSLAHVTMLGKCEILTTNEVEQIKNGLYLLLEKAKNNELQFSVAQEDIHLNLEKMLIDEIGPVGGKLHTGRSRNDQVATDMHLYLKNQVDEIVGLLDELQGAIVSQAEQHVETIVPGYTHLQRAQPISFAHHLLAYYFMFKRDKERLTDSLKRINLSPLGAGALAGTTFSIDREYSAELLGFDGIYENSIDAVSDRDFIVEFLSNSSLIMMHLSRFCEELILWSSQEFQFVEIDDAFATGSSIMPQKKNPDMAELIRGKTGRVYGNLFGLLTVLKGTPLAYNKDMQEDKEGMFDTVQTVKGSLKIFAGMISSLKVKSDVMAAAVKKDFSNATELADYLASKGLPFRDAHEVVGKLVLTCIQRGIYLLDLPLEDYQDASELFSKDIYEVLLPENAVSRRNSAGGTGFEQVRLTLAKIKENQ, via the coding sequence GTGAAAAAACTTTGGGGTGGTCGATTTGTGAAGAGTGCTGAAGAGTGGGTTGACGAATTCGGCGCTTCTATATCCTTTGACCAAGAATTAGTTAAAGAAGATATCGAAGGAAGTCTTGCACACGTAACAATGCTTGGAAAGTGTGAGATTTTAACTACCAATGAAGTAGAACAAATTAAGAATGGATTATATCTTTTATTAGAAAAGGCAAAGAATAATGAGCTACAGTTTTCTGTAGCTCAGGAAGATATCCATTTAAATCTCGAAAAAATGCTAATTGATGAAATTGGTCCTGTCGGAGGGAAACTCCATACTGGAAGAAGTAGAAATGATCAAGTAGCAACAGATATGCATTTGTATTTGAAAAATCAGGTGGATGAGATTGTTGGACTTTTAGACGAACTACAAGGAGCTATTGTATCGCAAGCGGAACAGCATGTTGAAACCATCGTTCCAGGATATACTCACTTACAAAGAGCACAGCCCATTTCATTTGCTCACCATTTACTAGCGTATTATTTTATGTTTAAACGAGATAAAGAGCGCTTAACAGATTCGTTGAAGCGTATCAACCTCTCTCCACTAGGTGCTGGAGCGCTAGCGGGTACGACCTTTTCAATTGATCGTGAATATAGTGCCGAGCTTTTAGGGTTTGATGGCATCTATGAAAATAGTATTGATGCAGTTAGTGATCGTGACTTTATTGTTGAATTTTTGAGTAATTCCTCACTTATCATGATGCATTTATCTCGTTTTTGTGAGGAGCTTATCTTGTGGTCAAGCCAGGAGTTTCAATTTGTTGAAATTGATGATGCTTTCGCAACAGGAAGTAGCATTATGCCACAAAAGAAAAATCCTGATATGGCTGAGTTAATCCGTGGTAAAACTGGTCGTGTGTATGGAAACCTATTTGGGTTATTAACTGTTCTAAAAGGAACTCCACTTGCTTATAACAAGGATATGCAGGAAGACAAAGAGGGCATGTTTGATACTGTTCAAACAGTAAAAGGTTCTCTTAAAATTTTTGCAGGGATGATTTCGTCTTTGAAGGTTAAGTCAGATGTAATGGCTGCGGCTGTCAAAAAAGATTTTTCAAATGCAACCGAACTGGCAGATTACTTGGCATCAAAAGGCTTGCCATTTCGAGATGCACACGAGGTTGTGGGGAAATTAGTATTAACTTGTATTCAAAGAGGAATTTATCTATTAGATCTTCCACTTGAAGACTATCAAGATGCATCAGAGCTTTTTAGTAAAGATATCTATGAAGTTCTTCTTCCAGAAAATGCAGTGAGTAGAAGAAACAGTGCTGGTGGAACAGGATTTGAGCAAGTTCGACTCACCTTGGCGAAAATCAAAGAAAATCAATAA
- a CDS encoding acetate kinase yields the protein MSKIIAINAGSSSLKFQLFEMPSEEVVTKGLVERIGLDNAIFSISVNGEKQTEVTDIPNHSVAVKILLDKLTNTGIIKSLDEIDGIGHRVVHGGEEFSDSVLITDEILGKLDQLTELAPLHNPANITGVKAFKEVLPNVPAVAVFDTAFHQTMPEKSFLYSLPYEYYEKYGIRKYGFHGTSHKYVSERAAELLGRPLEQLRLISCHLGNGASIAAIEGGKSIDTSMGFTPLAGVAMGTRSGNIDPSLIPYIMEKTGQTADEVLDVLNKKSGMLGVSGFSSDLRDIEAKAEEGNARAELALEVFASRIHKYIGSYAARMYGVDAIIFTAGIGENSDTIRARVLRGLEFMGIYWDPSRNQVRGEEAFINYPHSPVKVIIIPTNEEVMIARDALRLAH from the coding sequence ATGTCAAAAATTATCGCAATAAATGCTGGCAGTTCATCGTTGAAATTCCAGCTATTTGAAATGCCAAGTGAAGAAGTCGTAACAAAAGGCTTGGTTGAACGTATTGGACTTGATAATGCAATATTTAGCATTAGTGTTAATGGGGAAAAGCAAACTGAAGTGACAGATATTCCAAATCATTCTGTTGCAGTTAAAATTTTATTAGATAAATTAACGAACACAGGGATCATTAAATCTTTAGATGAAATCGATGGAATCGGTCACCGTGTTGTACATGGTGGAGAAGAGTTTAGTGATTCAGTATTAATAACGGACGAGATTTTAGGTAAATTAGATCAGCTTACAGAATTAGCACCACTTCATAACCCAGCAAATATTACAGGGGTGAAAGCATTTAAGGAAGTATTGCCTAATGTGCCAGCAGTTGCTGTTTTTGATACTGCATTCCATCAGACAATGCCTGAAAAGTCATTCCTCTATAGCCTTCCATACGAATACTATGAGAAATATGGCATCCGTAAATACGGATTTCATGGTACTTCTCACAAATATGTTTCAGAGCGTGCGGCTGAACTATTAGGAAGACCATTGGAACAATTACGACTTATTTCATGTCACCTAGGTAATGGTGCAAGTATCGCAGCTATTGAAGGTGGAAAATCGATTGATACATCTATGGGTTTCACACCTCTTGCAGGTGTAGCGATGGGAACTCGTTCAGGGAATATTGACCCATCTTTAATTCCTTACATTATGGAAAAAACAGGTCAAACAGCTGATGAAGTATTGGATGTACTGAATAAGAAGAGTGGAATGCTTGGGGTTTCGGGCTTTTCTAGTGACCTTCGTGATATTGAAGCAAAAGCTGAAGAAGGAAATGCTCGTGCGGAATTAGCTCTTGAAGTATTTGCTAGCAGAATCCATAAATATATCGGGTCTTATGCTGCAAGAATGTATGGAGTAGATGCAATTATCTTTACAGCCGGAATTGGTGAAAATAGTGATACAATTCGTGCTCGTGTACTTCGTGGATTAGAATTCATGGGCATTTATTGGGATCCTTCACGTAATCAAGTTCGCGGTGAAGAAGCATTTATTAATTACCCTCATTCGCCAGTAAAAGTAATCATCATTCCTACTAATGAAGAAGTAATGATTGCGCGTGATGCACTTCGTTTAGCACATTAA
- a CDS encoding metal-dependent hydrolase, with product MKVSYHGHSVVKIKSDEKTIIIDPFITGNGQTDLKADEENVDVILLTHGHNDHVGDTVSLAKRNNALVIAPFELASYLGWQGLNVHPMHIGGAYSFDFGTVKLTQAFHGSSYTIEETKQIIYTGMPAGLLFSNEGKTIFHAGDTALFSDMKIIGERNSIDLAFLPIGDNFTMGPEDASVAAEWLNAKMVVPIHYNTFPVIEQNPEEFIAKLNTGVGKVLNPGDVIDL from the coding sequence GTGAAAGTATCTTATCACGGACATTCAGTTGTCAAAATCAAATCTGATGAAAAAACAATCATCATTGATCCATTTATTACAGGAAATGGTCAAACTGACTTGAAGGCGGACGAAGAAAACGTAGATGTAATCTTATTAACCCACGGTCACAATGATCATGTTGGAGACACAGTTTCATTAGCAAAAAGAAATAATGCATTGGTTATTGCACCGTTTGAACTTGCAAGTTACTTAGGGTGGCAAGGATTAAATGTACATCCTATGCACATAGGAGGTGCGTATTCTTTTGACTTTGGTACAGTCAAATTAACACAGGCCTTCCATGGGTCTAGTTATACAATCGAGGAAACCAAACAAATCATTTATACTGGAATGCCAGCAGGTTTACTATTCAGTAACGAAGGAAAAACAATTTTCCACGCAGGGGACACAGCTCTATTTTCAGATATGAAAATAATAGGTGAAAGAAATAGCATAGATTTAGCCTTTTTACCAATTGGAGATAATTTTACTATGGGTCCTGAAGATGCAAGTGTTGCGGCAGAATGGCTTAATGCTAAAATGGTGGTCCCAATTCACTATAATACGTTCCCGGTTATTGAACAAAATCCTGAGGAATTCATTGCTAAGCTGAATACAGGAGTCGGTAAAGTGCTTAATCCGGGAGATGTAATAGACTTGTAA
- a CDS encoding universal stress protein — MGLTYKRILVAVDGSQEANWAFQKSIEICKRNNASLVISHVIDTRTFATVEAYDRTVAERAEKYAKQLMDEYKFRASQAGITEVTTVVSYGSPKVKIAKDIAPRHNVDLIICGATGLNAVERFFIGSVSEHMTRYAKCDVLVVRTDKD; from the coding sequence ATGGGTTTAACCTATAAACGAATTCTTGTTGCGGTTGACGGTTCACAAGAAGCAAACTGGGCTTTTCAAAAATCAATTGAAATTTGCAAACGAAATAATGCTTCATTAGTTATTTCACATGTCATAGATACACGTACATTTGCAACTGTTGAAGCATATGATCGAACGGTCGCAGAACGTGCTGAAAAGTATGCTAAACAGCTGATGGATGAATACAAATTCCGTGCTTCACAAGCTGGGATTACTGAGGTCACAACAGTGGTTTCGTATGGATCGCCAAAGGTAAAAATCGCCAAAGATATTGCCCCAAGACACAATGTTGATTTGATTATTTGTGGAGCAACTGGCTTAAATGCAGTTGAACGTTTTTTTATCGGAAGTGTCTCTGAACATATGACTCGTTATGCAAAGTGTGACGTTTTAGTAGTTAGAACAGATAAAGATTAA
- a CDS encoding purine-cytosine permease family protein: MSNSQATAPVERRQTIEKFGLESVPVELRKTSWKEYFIIQAAFSVNSGNFLVPALAVIEGGLSFYAAIISTVLGAAIAFLFVSILSLPGANNGIPAQYAVRSMIGIKPARFFASPVRTITSLYWFAVQTIGGSYVLVGILRDHFHISLPILPVSIIFGLIMAILALIGFNAVKNATKMFLPILLVGQGIILFLFITTPNHSSTVLFEKGSWNIGMMCFFASLAFVQYISGVSSSSDMTRYAASPRHGFWGLYSGNLIGFGMTAVLGAFAATYSQEWNPFISASQLTNSTAAVFLILLCAMVSMLSINLSNAYTGGFSLLNIFPSLGRVKSAIIFGVFAIILSAFPTFVDEAKHFISLLGAVIIPLSAVLITDFIWVKKQALALKDLEVLVDHSYQHNKQSIICIVLGVFLYISIPDQFSPGFITFLIISFTYFLFKRLYNKV, translated from the coding sequence ATGTCAAATTCACAAGCGACGGCCCCAGTGGAAAGACGCCAGACAATTGAAAAGTTCGGCCTGGAATCCGTCCCGGTTGAACTAAGAAAAACATCCTGGAAGGAATATTTCATCATCCAAGCTGCCTTTTCAGTGAATTCCGGAAACTTTCTTGTTCCAGCCCTTGCTGTCATTGAAGGTGGCTTATCTTTTTATGCAGCGATTATTAGTACAGTACTAGGGGCAGCTATTGCCTTTTTATTTGTATCAATTCTATCCTTACCAGGAGCTAACAATGGTATTCCTGCACAATACGCCGTTCGCTCGATGATTGGAATAAAGCCAGCTAGGTTTTTCGCTTCCCCAGTTAGAACAATCACATCTTTATATTGGTTTGCTGTACAGACGATTGGCGGATCTTATGTTTTAGTAGGTATTTTAAGAGATCATTTTCATATTTCTCTACCAATCCTACCAGTTTCAATTATTTTTGGTTTGATTATGGCTATATTGGCATTAATCGGCTTCAATGCTGTTAAAAATGCGACTAAAATGTTTCTACCAATATTATTAGTCGGTCAGGGAATTATCTTATTTTTATTTATTACTACCCCTAATCACTCATCAACCGTTCTATTTGAGAAAGGTTCATGGAATATTGGGATGATGTGTTTTTTTGCTAGTTTAGCATTTGTTCAATATATTTCTGGAGTTAGTTCTTCATCTGATATGACAAGATATGCAGCATCACCTCGTCATGGGTTTTGGGGATTATATAGTGGAAATTTAATAGGATTTGGTATGACTGCTGTATTAGGAGCATTTGCAGCCACGTATAGTCAAGAATGGAACCCATTTATTTCGGCATCACAACTTACAAATTCAACAGCAGCTGTGTTCCTTATTCTGCTTTGTGCAATGGTCTCAATGCTTTCAATCAATTTAAGTAATGCTTACACAGGCGGCTTTAGTTTATTAAATATTTTCCCATCACTGGGAAGAGTAAAAAGTGCCATCATCTTTGGAGTATTTGCAATTATCTTAAGTGCTTTCCCTACATTTGTTGATGAAGCCAAACATTTTATTTCTTTACTAGGTGCTGTCATTATTCCATTATCTGCAGTCTTAATCACAGATTTTATTTGGGTAAAAAAACAAGCATTAGCATTAAAGGACCTTGAAGTTTTAGTCGATCATTCATATCAACACAATAAACAATCCATCATATGTATAGTGTTAGGTGTTTTTCTGTATATATCTATACCTGATCAATTTTCACCTGGCTTCATTACATTTTTAATAATTAGCTTTACTTATTTTCTTTTCAAAAGACTCTACAACAAAGTATAA
- the ald gene encoding alanine dehydrogenase, producing MRIGVPREIKNNENRVAMTPAGVVNLVRFGHEVFIEKDAGEGSGFPDEQYVAAGAKIVATAEEAWSMEMVMKVKEPLASEYVYFKEGLILFTYLHLAPEPELTAALTEKKVIGIAYETVQLPNGSLPLLTPMSEVAGRMASQLGAQFLEKPNGGKGILLAGVPGVRRGKVTIIGGGVAGTNAAKMAIGLGAQVTIIDLNPERLRQLDDIFGNDITTLMSNPLNIALAVKESDLVIGAVLIPGAKAPKLVTEEMIESMSPGSVVVDIAIDQGGIFETTDRITTHDDPTYVKHEVVHYAVANMPGAVPRTSTIALTNVTVPYAIQIANKGYKQACLDNEALLKGINTLNGYVTYKAVAESHGLSYSDTKELLGLE from the coding sequence ATGCGTATCGGAGTACCTAGAGAGATTAAAAATAATGAAAATCGTGTTGCAATGACACCTGCTGGAGTTGTAAACCTTGTTCGGTTTGGACATGAAGTTTTTATTGAAAAGGATGCTGGAGAAGGTTCTGGATTCCCTGACGAGCAGTATGTTGCTGCAGGGGCGAAAATTGTTGCTACTGCTGAAGAAGCTTGGTCGATGGAAATGGTCATGAAGGTAAAAGAGCCTTTAGCGTCTGAATATGTCTATTTTAAAGAAGGTTTAATTTTATTCACATACTTGCATCTAGCACCAGAGCCAGAACTAACTGCGGCGCTTACAGAGAAAAAGGTAATTGGTATTGCATATGAAACAGTTCAATTACCAAACGGTTCATTACCATTACTTACTCCAATGAGTGAAGTAGCAGGACGTATGGCTTCACAATTAGGGGCACAATTCCTAGAGAAACCAAATGGTGGTAAGGGAATATTACTAGCCGGTGTACCTGGAGTTAGACGCGGAAAAGTAACGATTATCGGCGGTGGTGTTGCTGGAACGAATGCGGCAAAAATGGCGATTGGCCTTGGCGCACAAGTGACAATTATCGATTTGAATCCTGAGAGATTAAGACAATTAGATGATATTTTTGGAAATGATATTACGACACTTATGTCAAATCCATTAAATATCGCATTAGCAGTTAAGGAGTCTGATCTGGTCATTGGAGCTGTTTTAATCCCAGGAGCTAAAGCGCCTAAGCTTGTTACAGAAGAGATGATCGAATCTATGTCACCAGGATCAGTGGTAGTTGATATTGCAATTGACCAAGGTGGTATCTTCGAAACAACAGACCGTATCACAACACACGATGATCCAACATATGTAAAACATGAAGTGGTTCATTATGCTGTTGCGAACATGCCGGGAGCTGTTCCAAGAACGTCAACCATCGCACTAACAAATGTAACGGTTCCATATGCGATACAAATTGCAAACAAAGGCTACAAGCAAGCATGCTTAGATAACGAAGCATTGCTTAAAGGTATTAACACATTAAATGGCTATGTAACTTACAAAGCAGTAGCTGAGTCTCATGGATTAAGCTATTCCGATACGAAAGAATTACTTGGTTTGGAATAA
- a CDS encoding EcsC family protein: MALTEYELAILDEINEWAIQLAEYEQTDIEMTYDKGLEIGFELVPEEIRGEFFAKLDNWLFHLNAVIQGTQLQMDARQRIITNARAFDEDIEHLTDMKKLPLNQLTYLADHQIAKHRVYSFAQGGLAGTGGLLLVGTDILTMTIINLRAVQLIAMTYGYETNTPYEMMISLKVFHGATMPKNLKHQEWSSLVNDLYETAEEDYFFYEGNEHLINEAWLKAPLKQILKGVVIFLFRKKLIQGLPLIGMTIGASMNYQFSRQVTEYAHKFYQYRYLKEKEGTES; the protein is encoded by the coding sequence ATGGCATTAACGGAATATGAATTGGCTATATTAGACGAAATTAATGAGTGGGCGATCCAGCTTGCTGAATATGAACAAACCGATATCGAAATGACATATGATAAAGGTCTTGAAATAGGGTTTGAGTTAGTTCCTGAAGAGATACGAGGTGAATTTTTTGCGAAACTTGATAACTGGCTTTTTCATCTTAATGCAGTTATTCAAGGAACTCAACTTCAAATGGATGCTAGGCAACGGATAATTACTAATGCTAGAGCATTTGATGAAGACATAGAACATTTAACAGATATGAAGAAACTCCCATTAAACCAACTTACATACTTAGCTGATCATCAAATTGCCAAACATCGCGTTTACTCCTTTGCCCAAGGTGGTTTAGCTGGAACCGGTGGACTATTATTAGTAGGTACAGATATTCTAACGATGACAATTATTAATTTAAGAGCTGTTCAATTAATTGCGATGACTTATGGTTATGAGACAAATACTCCTTATGAAATGATGATTTCTCTTAAGGTGTTTCACGGTGCAACCATGCCAAAAAACTTAAAGCACCAAGAGTGGAGTTCATTAGTAAATGACCTTTATGAAACAGCTGAAGAAGATTATTTCTTTTATGAAGGTAATGAACATTTAATAAATGAAGCTTGGTTAAAAGCACCGCTTAAACAGATTCTAAAAGGTGTTGTGATTTTCTTATTTCGAAAAAAATTAATTCAAGGTTTGCCTTTGATAGGAATGACAATCGGAGCAAGTATGAACTATCAATTCTCAAGGCAAGTAACTGAGTACGCTCATAAATTCTATCAATATAGATACTTAAAAGAGAAAGAAGGAACTGAGTCGTGA